The proteins below come from a single Pradoshia eiseniae genomic window:
- a CDS encoding MbtH family protein has product MHNPFENEHSSYLVLINEEEQYSLWPELLDIPSGWMCVFGPEKLTDCQNYIEMNWVDMRPKSLRESMEAADVK; this is encoded by the coding sequence ATGCATAATCCATTTGAAAACGAGCATTCAAGCTATCTTGTGTTAATCAATGAGGAGGAGCAATATTCTTTATGGCCGGAACTGCTTGATATCCCATCTGGTTGGATGTGTGTATTTGGACCGGAAAAGCTCACAGATTGCCAAAATTATATTGAGATGAATTGGGTTGATATGCGGCCTAAAAGTTTGCGTGAAAGCATGGAAGCGGCTGATGTGAAATGA
- a CDS encoding DHA2 family efflux MFS transporter permease subunit, translated as MKAQQRAIIALYVVSMFMVSMDGTIVNVILPAIAEDFAVQEKETNGINIAYLVSVAISLPIAGYLSNRFGVKKILLSAIALFTLASLACGLASSLAELIAARILQGLSGGIITPVGMALLFRTFPPEERKNLARSLVLPIAFAPAIGPLVGGVLSEYISWHWAFLINVPIGIVIVMIGVWSVKEFERFQSPFDLKGYLIISIGLPTLMSALSTAASEGFTWKFVLFSLLGVLSLFMFYRHELTCNSPLIDMSLWEDRLFSSLSFVAMSSMGALMGMLYLFPLMYQLTYSASPLESSLITFTEALGLMAASRLLPKTSRRIGMKTAIQGGLVGTIAIFSLIILLGPAANPWVLRFLMFGIGLFLGHAVVGSQVSAFNHVTSEQMGKATTLYNMMNRVGAAVGIAVSAIILSFSSYYLDEQLAYKMALSGTVSLLGAAVIFTLMLKTELTLLQGENT; from the coding sequence ATGAAAGCACAGCAACGAGCGATTATCGCTTTATACGTGGTTTCCATGTTCATGGTTTCGATGGATGGCACGATTGTGAATGTCATCCTGCCGGCCATCGCTGAGGATTTCGCCGTACAAGAGAAGGAAACCAATGGAATCAATATTGCCTATTTGGTCAGCGTGGCCATCAGCCTGCCGATTGCAGGCTATCTGTCAAATCGATTTGGCGTCAAGAAAATACTGCTTTCAGCCATTGCTTTATTTACGCTGGCTTCTCTTGCGTGCGGTTTGGCTTCATCTTTAGCTGAACTCATAGCTGCCCGCATTTTGCAGGGCTTGTCAGGAGGCATTATTACACCTGTTGGCATGGCGTTGTTATTTCGCACTTTCCCCCCAGAGGAAAGAAAAAACCTGGCCCGCTCTTTAGTGCTGCCAATCGCCTTTGCCCCGGCGATTGGCCCCTTAGTTGGGGGAGTGCTTTCAGAATATATTTCTTGGCATTGGGCTTTCTTGATCAATGTGCCGATTGGAATCGTCATTGTCATGATCGGTGTATGGTCTGTAAAGGAATTTGAACGATTTCAAAGCCCCTTTGATTTAAAGGGATATTTAATCATTTCCATTGGATTGCCTACTCTTATGTCCGCTTTAAGCACGGCAGCCTCAGAGGGGTTCACATGGAAGTTTGTCTTATTTAGTCTTTTAGGAGTCCTTTCACTATTCATGTTTTATCGGCATGAATTAACCTGCAATTCCCCTCTGATTGATATGAGTCTTTGGGAAGATCGATTGTTTAGCTCATTAAGCTTTGTAGCGATGAGCTCTATGGGAGCCTTAATGGGGATGCTTTATCTATTCCCGTTAATGTATCAGTTGACCTATTCGGCCTCCCCTTTGGAAAGCTCTCTCATAACCTTCACGGAAGCACTTGGATTGATGGCAGCCTCACGGCTTTTGCCAAAGACGTCAAGGCGGATAGGAATGAAGACAGCCATCCAAGGAGGTTTGGTGGGGACTATTGCCATTTTCAGTTTGATAATCCTATTAGGGCCAGCGGCCAATCCATGGGTTTTACGCTTTCTGATGTTTGGTATAGGACTTTTTCTGGGCCATGCGGTCGTTGGGTCGCAAGTGAGTGCGTTTAATCATGTCACAAGCGAACAAATGGGGAAAGCGACAACACTATATAATATGATGAATAGGGTCGGAGCCGCTGTCGGGATTGCCGTTTCCGCTATAATTCTTTCCTTTTCTTCCTATTATCTAGACGAACAGCTTGCCTATAAAATGGCTTTATCCGGGACAGTCAGCTTGCTTGGAGCAGCAGTGATATTTACCCTTATGCTGAAAACGGAATTAACTTTGCTTCAAGGAGAAAATACATGA
- a CDS encoding 4'-phosphopantetheinyl transferase family protein, translated as MTSVHITRIPQMDAGWLPELIPFLNGRVKDKIRRMRRREDQLRSAAVHAIAQMMLAKQLNVHIADLHYTVNEYGKYGLAGNQLYFNLSHAGCYVACAISHCPVGIDLEERTKREFNLFSSIWSEIEKNQYDLQDRDCFYWLWTAKESYIKYLGIGLYAPMKQITVLGDGSVIDEGRKAKAVIEHLALDQNYTFAVCSEQKINHINVIELDTIRTFYQRNDRLE; from the coding sequence ATGACGAGCGTGCATATAACTCGTATTCCGCAAATGGATGCGGGATGGCTGCCTGAGCTTATTCCGTTTCTTAACGGAAGAGTAAAGGATAAAATCAGGCGGATGAGAAGAAGGGAAGACCAGCTCAGGTCGGCAGCTGTTCATGCCATAGCGCAGATGATGCTAGCGAAACAGTTGAATGTGCACATAGCTGATCTGCACTATACCGTCAATGAATATGGCAAGTATGGATTGGCAGGAAATCAGCTGTACTTTAATTTGTCTCATGCCGGCTGTTACGTTGCATGTGCCATTAGCCACTGTCCTGTCGGTATTGATTTAGAAGAGCGAACAAAGAGGGAGTTTAACCTTTTTTCAAGTATTTGGAGCGAGATAGAAAAGAATCAGTATGACCTGCAGGATAGGGACTGTTTTTATTGGCTATGGACGGCAAAGGAGAGTTACATCAAGTATTTAGGCATTGGGTTGTATGCTCCTATGAAGCAAATCACGGTACTTGGTGACGGGTCTGTCATTGATGAAGGTCGAAAAGCAAAAGCGGTAATTGAACATCTGGCACTAGATCAGAACTATACTTTTGCCGTCTGCAGTGAGCAAAAAATCAATCATATCAATGTCATAGAGCTTGATACGATTAGAACATTTTATCAAAGGAATGATCGTCTTGAATGA
- a CDS encoding MFS transporter: protein MNEIRVVDVIDSSRFNRLHATVLGWCLCLILFDGYDLVVFGSVIGQLKEEWGASTVLLGMIGSLTLVGSLIGSLIGGITADKIGRKKVLVGAVFLFSIFTLWTGLTDSIFVFALVRFLAGIGLGCLPPLLVTLTSEYSPKRIRNLMVGIMFSGYSIGGIAVAISGIWVIPHLGWQWMFFIGAIPFLLLPLMVRTMPESIYSLIKMQKAEEAKQLLHRLNPNYIPREDDHLIVEQEEGAPVSQLFKEGRSTPTFLFWTTCFMSLLLVYGLSTWLPQMMIKSGYALTSSLLFLLSLNIGAIIGSVTGGYLADRIGSKKVLVILYSVGGICLVLLGFNPGVWVLYLLTAFAGAASIGAQNLNNAFISSFYPSYMRSTGLGSALSVGRIGAIIGPSLGGYLLSGKFPASMSFLIFAIPAMLAAVTVASIPLNRSSLIKITEKRVV from the coding sequence TTGAATGAAATTCGTGTAGTGGATGTGATAGACTCCAGCCGTTTTAACAGGCTTCATGCGACTGTGTTGGGATGGTGCTTATGTCTTATTTTATTTGACGGCTATGATTTAGTCGTGTTTGGATCTGTCATCGGGCAATTGAAGGAAGAGTGGGGAGCGAGTACGGTTCTATTAGGGATGATTGGTTCTTTAACCTTGGTTGGCAGTTTAATAGGTTCGCTCATAGGAGGGATAACTGCTGATAAGATTGGGAGAAAGAAGGTATTGGTCGGGGCTGTTTTCCTCTTCAGTATCTTTACACTGTGGACAGGGTTGACAGATTCCATCTTCGTTTTTGCGCTTGTGAGATTTTTAGCAGGAATAGGTCTAGGTTGTCTGCCGCCGCTTCTTGTGACATTGACATCCGAATACTCCCCTAAACGAATTCGCAATTTGATGGTGGGCATTATGTTCAGCGGTTATTCAATCGGGGGAATTGCTGTTGCCATAAGTGGAATTTGGGTCATTCCTCATCTTGGCTGGCAATGGATGTTTTTCATTGGGGCTATTCCATTTTTATTGCTGCCGCTAATGGTGAGAACAATGCCTGAGTCTATCTATTCATTGATTAAAATGCAAAAGGCTGAAGAGGCAAAACAGTTATTACACCGTTTGAATCCGAACTACATCCCTCGAGAGGATGATCACCTTATCGTTGAACAAGAGGAGGGAGCGCCTGTATCACAATTATTTAAGGAAGGGCGTTCAACTCCGACATTCTTATTTTGGACCACATGCTTTATGAGTTTGCTGCTCGTATATGGATTAAGTACATGGCTGCCGCAAATGATGATAAAGAGCGGTTACGCTCTAACCTCCAGTTTGCTGTTTCTATTAAGCTTGAATATTGGTGCTATTATCGGGTCTGTTACAGGGGGATATTTGGCAGACAGGATTGGTTCAAAAAAAGTGCTTGTCATTTTATACTCAGTTGGCGGCATTTGCTTAGTCCTGTTAGGATTCAATCCGGGCGTCTGGGTGTTGTATTTGCTGACAGCCTTTGCGGGAGCAGCATCAATCGGGGCTCAAAATTTAAATAACGCGTTTATTTCATCCTTCTATCCATCTTATATGCGCTCCACCGGATTAGGGTCTGCATTAAGTGTTGGAAGGATAGGCGCAATTATTGGCCCTTCATTGGGAGGTTATTTATTATCAGGGAAATTTCCCGCATCCATGAGCTTTCTAATCTTTGCAATACCAGCTATGCTTGCCGCTGTAACTGTTGCATCAATTCCGCTCAATAGGTCTTCGCTGATCAAGATTACGGAAAAGAGGGTCGTATGA
- a CDS encoding Cof-type HAD-IIB family hydrolase: MTYKMIVLDLDDTLLRDDHTISPRTKEALMQAQEMGVKVVLASGRPTFGMQSIASELKLSKYGSYILSFNGGKIINCETREEIFSSTLSRDEVHGLYEISRREGVHIHTYIDDEIVTEDDNEFSRIESGLIGLPVRVVDSFKDAVSEPVVKTLMVYEPDRLQEVEAKLQEELSGQFSVMRSKPYFLEFTELGVTKGTSLKQLIDVCGIKQEEVIAIGDSFNDQAMIEFAGLGVAMGNAHEEIKAIADYVTDTNMNDGIAKVVDEFIMRKPVLA; this comes from the coding sequence ATGACTTACAAGATGATTGTACTAGATTTAGATGACACTTTACTTCGAGATGACCACACGATATCACCTCGAACAAAAGAAGCCTTAATGCAGGCACAGGAAATGGGAGTTAAGGTAGTATTGGCATCTGGCCGACCGACGTTTGGTATGCAATCTATCGCATCTGAGCTTAAACTCTCTAAATATGGAAGCTATATTCTATCCTTTAATGGCGGGAAAATCATCAATTGCGAAACACGTGAGGAAATCTTCAGCAGCACGCTATCTCGCGATGAGGTACATGGCCTGTATGAGATCAGCCGCAGAGAAGGGGTTCATATTCATACGTATATCGACGATGAAATCGTTACTGAGGATGATAACGAGTTTTCGAGAATTGAATCCGGGCTAATAGGATTGCCGGTGCGAGTTGTCGATAGCTTTAAGGATGCTGTGAGCGAGCCAGTCGTGAAGACCTTGATGGTTTATGAACCAGACAGATTACAAGAGGTGGAAGCAAAGCTCCAAGAAGAATTGAGTGGCCAGTTCAGCGTTATGCGCTCTAAGCCTTATTTCTTGGAATTCACTGAGCTGGGAGTAACAAAGGGGACAAGCTTGAAACAATTGATTGATGTATGCGGCATCAAACAAGAGGAAGTCATCGCCATTGGTGATAGTTTTAATGATCAGGCGATGATAGAATTCGCAGGACTCGGGGTAGCAATGGGAAATGCACATGAAGAGATTAAGGCAATCGCTGATTACGTGACAGATACGAATATGAATGATGGAATTGCCAAGGTAGTAGACGAGTTTATTATGAGGAAACCGGTATTGGCTTAA
- a CDS encoding aminotransferase family protein, whose product MKDYVFHRDLTKTYPIITHGKGVYLYGEDGKRYLDGCSGAVAANLGHGDKRIAEAMALQAEKAAFVHTMRFETPVLHKLAEKIGKLAPGSLNRVYFTCGGSEANESAIKLSRQYFRNRGEPEKQVVIGRWLSYHGNTIGSLSAGGDIKRRQPYNGYLLPFQHVSAPHCLHCPFNREESDCETKKDWSCVAELERLILEIGPSQVSAFIAEPFTGSQAGAVPPPKSYFREVRALCDRYDVLLIIDEVMTGFCRTGAHFAIEHYGVEPDIITFGKGVSGGYSALGGMIVHDKIIDTLLQYGDGKFVHGYTYSGHPVTVAAGLAAMDIYESEHILRNVKGLEGHLFEGLDNLRKKYPFVYDIRGKGLFFGIELASNQDGQPFPPDLRIAERLNEKAMELGAVFYPGNGTVNGYAGDHLIIAPPLIISEREVDELISLLDDALKDLADSLKEGT is encoded by the coding sequence GTGAAGGATTATGTGTTTCATCGGGATTTAACGAAAACGTACCCAATCATCACGCATGGCAAAGGTGTTTATCTTTATGGGGAAGACGGAAAGCGGTATTTGGATGGATGCTCAGGTGCGGTAGCGGCCAATTTGGGGCATGGCGATAAGAGGATTGCAGAGGCAATGGCCTTGCAGGCAGAAAAGGCGGCTTTTGTTCATACAATGCGTTTTGAGACGCCTGTTTTACATAAGCTGGCGGAGAAAATTGGGAAGCTGGCACCGGGTTCACTGAACAGGGTGTATTTTACATGCGGGGGTTCAGAGGCGAATGAAAGTGCGATTAAGCTTTCACGTCAATATTTCCGAAATCGGGGCGAGCCTGAAAAGCAGGTGGTGATTGGCAGGTGGCTATCCTATCATGGCAATACGATCGGGTCTTTATCAGCAGGAGGCGATATCAAGAGAAGGCAGCCATATAACGGATATTTGCTGCCTTTTCAGCATGTGTCGGCCCCGCATTGTCTCCACTGCCCGTTTAACAGGGAAGAGAGTGATTGTGAGACCAAGAAGGATTGGTCGTGTGTGGCGGAATTGGAGCGGCTTATTTTAGAAATTGGCCCGAGCCAAGTATCTGCCTTTATCGCGGAACCTTTCACTGGAAGTCAAGCGGGCGCTGTTCCTCCGCCAAAGTCTTATTTTCGAGAGGTTCGGGCGCTTTGCGATCGATATGATGTGCTTTTAATAATAGATGAGGTAATGACAGGCTTCTGCAGGACTGGTGCGCATTTTGCGATTGAGCATTATGGCGTTGAGCCTGATATCATCACATTTGGGAAGGGTGTTTCAGGCGGCTATTCTGCTCTTGGCGGAATGATTGTGCATGACAAAATTATCGATACACTCCTGCAGTATGGTGATGGGAAATTTGTCCATGGCTATACGTACAGCGGTCATCCTGTTACTGTTGCGGCCGGGCTTGCGGCTATGGATATATATGAGAGCGAGCATATTCTTAGAAATGTGAAGGGGCTTGAGGGTCACTTATTCGAGGGTCTCGACAATCTCAGGAAAAAGTATCCCTTTGTGTATGATATTCGGGGGAAAGGTCTCTTTTTTGGCATTGAGCTTGCCTCAAACCAAGATGGGCAGCCATTTCCACCCGATCTGCGAATTGCTGAGCGCTTAAATGAGAAAGCGATGGAATTGGGAGCGGTGTTTTACCCGGGTAACGGGACCGTTAATGGATATGCCGGAGATCACTTAATTATCGCTCCTCCACTTATCATTTCAGAAAGAGAAGTAGATGAATTAATTAGCTTGCTTGATGATGCGCTAAAAGATTTGGCGGATTCCTTGAAGGAGGGCACATGA
- a CDS encoding aspartate aminotransferase family protein, translated as MKHAETAYLQGLAKKHISPVSTRVTDLVIKRAKGARFWTTDGREYIDFVSGVASNGLGHAHDSMVKAIQEQAENLIHFGLNYGYYESVVKLSEKIAQIAPGNLDTIFFSNSGGEAIDGALKMARAVTGRPGIIAFDGSFHGRTLGATSVTGSSSKYRTSYEPLLGEIYHATYPYPGLLKENAPKNMMRYSLSQIESLFELRIAPERVAAILIEPVMGEGGYYPAPNEFLQELRKIADQYGILLIFDEVQTGFGRTGKMFASEHSGVIPDILVLAKALSGGMPLGAIVASRELHEKWPTGAHGSTFGGNPVSCAAALASINVIETENLVKRSEWLGKKIVQRLKENLRKYRDIKDIRGVGMMIGIEFQPEVAAQIVPAIKARCLEKHLLIMSCGVNGQTIRLMLPLNIKEEDMDIGLSILENAIGELI; from the coding sequence ATGAAACATGCAGAAACAGCATATTTGCAGGGGTTGGCGAAGAAGCATATTTCTCCAGTAAGCACGAGGGTTACGGATTTAGTGATAAAGCGGGCAAAAGGGGCGCGTTTCTGGACAACTGATGGAAGAGAATACATTGATTTTGTGTCAGGTGTAGCCTCCAATGGATTAGGGCATGCCCATGACTCCATGGTGAAAGCCATCCAGGAACAGGCAGAGAACCTCATCCATTTTGGCTTGAATTATGGCTATTACGAGTCAGTCGTTAAGCTTTCTGAGAAGATTGCCCAAATTGCCCCGGGAAACCTTGATACAATTTTTTTCTCCAATTCAGGCGGGGAAGCGATTGATGGGGCATTGAAAATGGCGCGTGCCGTGACGGGTAGACCAGGTATTATCGCTTTTGACGGCTCCTTTCATGGAAGAACATTAGGTGCGACTTCAGTGACCGGATCGAGCAGCAAATATCGGACCTCCTATGAGCCATTATTAGGGGAGATTTATCATGCGACTTATCCATACCCTGGGCTTTTAAAAGAAAATGCCCCTAAAAACATGATGAGATATAGTCTTTCACAAATTGAATCATTATTTGAGCTTAGAATCGCTCCAGAACGGGTAGCAGCGATATTAATTGAGCCTGTGATGGGTGAGGGCGGATATTATCCGGCTCCGAATGAATTCTTGCAGGAGCTGAGGAAAATAGCCGACCAATATGGGATTCTCCTTATATTTGATGAGGTGCAAACAGGCTTTGGCCGAACAGGGAAGATGTTTGCATCCGAGCATTCAGGGGTCATCCCAGATATCCTTGTTCTTGCTAAAGCATTATCTGGAGGAATGCCTCTAGGGGCAATCGTAGCAAGCCGCGAGCTGCATGAGAAATGGCCGACAGGCGCTCATGGATCTACATTTGGGGGAAATCCGGTATCCTGTGCAGCTGCCCTTGCCAGTATTAACGTGATTGAGACGGAGAATTTGGTGAAACGAAGTGAGTGGCTTGGCAAAAAAATCGTACAAAGGCTTAAGGAAAATTTGCGGAAGTATCGGGATATTAAAGATATTCGGGGCGTCGGAATGATGATCGGCATTGAATTTCAGCCTGAGGTGGCTGCCCAAATTGTGCCGGCTATCAAGGCAAGATGCCTTGAGAAGCATTTGCTGATCATGAGCTGCGGGGTTAATGGGCAGACGATTCGTCTAATGCTTCCATTGAATATAAAGGAAGAAGATATGGATATTGGTTTATCCATTCTTGAAAATGCCATCGGCGAACTGATTTAA
- a CDS encoding aldehyde dehydrogenase family protein, giving the protein MSAIKQKLFINGQWESKLDQRFLESINPANKDVVGYYASADEVQVNHAVESAHAAYSEWKRTPAPVRASYLYKAAEICAGRKEELAMIMTKEMGKVLAETLGEVNVVIETCKYMAAEGRRMFGETVPSGMPNCDITMVREPLGVIACITPWNFPVALASYKICAAIISGNAVVWKPASETALSAGILTEIFQQAGLPDGVINLITGSGSKVGKQLASHPQVAAISFTGSTEVGKDLSIEAARQMKKISMELGGKNAAIVLQDADLTKAADCIVRAAFSTTGQKCTATSRVIVERDVKQDLLDLVVQKTKGLKIGNGMKSGIEVGPLVNEQQFHIVQSYVEAALTEGATLECGGKTIEDQGGYFYEPTILSNVKPEHKVAKEEIFGPVLAFIEAEDYEDAIKINNQTVYGLSTSLFTESLHYAKRGAREIESGLVYVNNGTANAEIGVAFGGWKQSGNGAREVSHHAFDSMTEWKSIYVTY; this is encoded by the coding sequence TTGAGCGCAATCAAGCAAAAGCTATTTATCAACGGGCAGTGGGAGAGCAAATTGGATCAACGATTCTTAGAAAGCATCAATCCGGCCAATAAAGATGTGGTCGGGTATTATGCGAGTGCGGACGAAGTGCAGGTTAATCATGCTGTTGAGTCAGCCCATGCAGCTTATTCTGAATGGAAAAGGACACCCGCTCCTGTAAGGGCATCCTACCTCTACAAAGCAGCGGAAATTTGTGCAGGACGAAAAGAAGAGCTTGCGATGATTATGACAAAGGAAATGGGCAAGGTTCTGGCGGAAACGCTCGGTGAAGTGAATGTCGTCATTGAAACATGCAAATATATGGCAGCTGAGGGGCGGCGCATGTTCGGAGAAACAGTCCCCTCCGGAATGCCGAATTGTGACATCACGATGGTACGTGAACCTCTCGGTGTCATTGCTTGTATCACTCCGTGGAATTTCCCGGTAGCGCTAGCATCATATAAAATTTGTGCCGCTATCATAAGCGGAAATGCCGTTGTTTGGAAACCTGCATCAGAAACGGCTCTTTCAGCCGGGATATTAACGGAAATTTTTCAACAGGCGGGATTACCGGATGGTGTCATCAATTTAATTACAGGGTCAGGAAGCAAGGTTGGTAAACAATTGGCGAGCCATCCTCAGGTGGCGGCAATATCTTTTACCGGATCAACGGAAGTTGGGAAAGACCTTTCAATCGAGGCCGCCAGACAGATGAAAAAAATCTCGATGGAGCTTGGCGGGAAGAATGCGGCGATAGTGCTTCAGGATGCCGATTTGACAAAGGCAGCGGATTGTATTGTGCGCGCCGCTTTCTCGACAACTGGCCAGAAATGCACAGCAACAAGCCGCGTCATCGTTGAAAGAGATGTTAAACAAGACCTTTTGGATTTGGTCGTTCAAAAAACCAAAGGCTTAAAAATAGGGAATGGCATGAAATCAGGGATTGAAGTGGGACCATTAGTGAATGAACAGCAGTTTCATATTGTTCAATCCTATGTGGAAGCCGCATTGACAGAGGGTGCAACGCTTGAATGCGGAGGAAAAACCATCGAAGACCAAGGCGGCTATTTTTATGAGCCGACGATTCTGAGCAATGTAAAACCTGAGCATAAAGTTGCTAAAGAGGAAATATTCGGTCCCGTTTTGGCCTTTATTGAGGCTGAGGATTATGAGGATGCCATAAAAATCAACAATCAAACGGTGTATGGGCTATCCACTTCCTTGTTTACGGAAAGTCTTCATTATGCAAAACGCGGGGCGCGTGAAATAGAGAGCGGATTAGTATATGTCAATAATGGAACGGCCAACGCGGAAATTGGTGTTGCGTTTGGCGGATGGAAGCAATCAGGGAATGGCGCGCGTGAAGTGTCCCATCACGCATTCGATAGCATGACGGAATGGAAATCCATTTATGTAACTTATTAA
- a CDS encoding M81 family metallopeptidase has translation MKQWRIGVAFFYHESHSFVREKTTIEDFKREGFFKGQEIVDVYTGTKTEVGGFLDELALDERFSVVPLQCAAAIPSGVVTFETYEEIEAGLLKELKTAGQLDGLLLALHGAMVVEGLENAEMSLINAIREEIGESIPFATTLDMHANISPLLTECSPYHFGFKTYPHIDMYEQGRRAASAIMKHLGQRKLYEAACIKLPMLLPSVNMRTEEGPMKRMMVMAEQYEREPDILAVSVFGGFPYGDVKDAGASVLVIAKDKERAQTVASSIGEYYWGIRQEFLVNLPSINEAIDMISELEEEKPIVLADIADNPLSCGSGDTTLLIEAFLNTDLKKALIGPIADRETFEQCRKAGKGARLKLSLGGKHYPEFGRPVGLEAEVLAITDGIFYNSGPFNHGLKVDAQGAAFIRSGERDFLIIGRPLSANDPALFRHIGIEPSDYRFLVLKAKNHFRAAFDPLISKVIYVDAPGVATNKIVQLPFQKIPPGLWPINQEIQ, from the coding sequence ATGAAGCAGTGGAGAATTGGTGTCGCTTTTTTTTATCATGAGTCCCATAGCTTCGTCCGTGAGAAGACAACGATCGAAGATTTTAAAAGGGAAGGTTTTTTCAAGGGGCAGGAAATTGTGGATGTGTATACTGGCACAAAGACAGAGGTTGGCGGTTTTCTAGATGAATTAGCGCTGGATGAGCGATTTTCGGTTGTTCCTCTTCAATGTGCTGCAGCCATTCCTTCTGGGGTGGTCACATTTGAGACCTATGAAGAGATCGAGGCAGGGCTTCTTAAGGAGCTAAAGACTGCCGGTCAACTCGATGGACTCTTGCTTGCCCTCCATGGAGCGATGGTTGTTGAAGGACTTGAAAACGCAGAGATGAGTTTGATTAATGCAATCAGGGAGGAGATTGGAGAAAGCATCCCATTTGCGACAACGCTTGATATGCATGCTAATATAAGTCCGTTGCTGACAGAATGCTCTCCTTATCATTTTGGCTTTAAAACATATCCGCATATTGATATGTATGAACAAGGGAGAAGAGCCGCTTCCGCTATTATGAAGCACCTCGGACAAAGAAAATTGTACGAAGCCGCTTGCATTAAACTGCCCATGCTACTTCCCTCGGTTAATATGAGAACAGAAGAGGGGCCGATGAAGCGAATGATGGTAATGGCTGAACAGTACGAAAGGGAACCTGACATCTTAGCTGTCTCGGTATTTGGCGGGTTTCCTTATGGGGATGTAAAGGACGCGGGTGCATCGGTTTTAGTCATCGCCAAGGATAAGGAGCGGGCTCAGACCGTGGCGAGTAGCATAGGGGAATACTATTGGGGGATTCGCCAGGAGTTCCTGGTCAATCTTCCTTCAATTAATGAGGCCATCGATATGATTTCCGAGCTAGAAGAAGAAAAGCCCATTGTACTTGCAGATATAGCGGATAATCCATTAAGCTGTGGAAGCGGAGATACAACCTTGCTGATTGAAGCCTTTTTGAACACGGATCTAAAAAAAGCATTAATCGGGCCAATCGCCGATCGAGAGACGTTCGAGCAATGCCGCAAAGCCGGGAAAGGAGCACGCTTAAAACTGTCTCTTGGCGGCAAGCATTATCCTGAATTTGGACGTCCTGTCGGTTTGGAGGCGGAGGTTCTGGCTATTACCGATGGGATATTCTATAATAGCGGGCCGTTTAACCATGGCTTGAAAGTAGATGCACAGGGGGCCGCCTTTATTCGTTCTGGCGAAAGAGATTTTCTCATCATCGGCCGGCCGCTGTCTGCAAATGATCCTGCATTATTTCGGCATATTGGAATTGAACCGTCAGATTACCGGTTTCTTGTGCTGAAGGCGAAGAATCACTTTCGCGCAGCCTTTGATCCATTAATCAGCAAAGTGATCTATGTAGATGCTCCAGGAGTTGCGACAAACAAAATCGTTCAATTGCCTTTTCAGAAGATTCCGCCTGGGTTGTGGCCGATCAATCAAGAAATTCAATAG
- a CDS encoding GNAT family N-acetyltransferase → MANNHREYYIEIPRQLTPEQQQMMIELEKDAFPGLGAVDEQTLVPIARYGKLIWYKRTGDERPVAVCECLRDFTQPEKVYIFGYYVRSDQSGKGLGSAFLKEVLDELRKDGFKKVTLTVSESNVAAVKLYEKCGFTQVEFRQHEFGEEEHRLYMEKEL, encoded by the coding sequence ATGGCTAATAATCATAGAGAATACTATATAGAAATCCCACGTCAATTAACACCAGAGCAGCAGCAAATGATGATTGAACTAGAGAAGGATGCTTTCCCAGGCCTTGGAGCAGTGGATGAACAAACATTAGTTCCAATCGCCAGATATGGGAAACTAATTTGGTACAAAAGGACAGGGGATGAGCGCCCGGTTGCGGTTTGTGAATGTCTGCGTGATTTCACCCAACCTGAGAAAGTATATATCTTCGGGTATTATGTCCGTTCCGACCAAAGCGGAAAAGGCCTCGGAAGCGCATTTTTGAAGGAAGTACTTGATGAGTTGCGCAAGGATGGCTTCAAGAAGGTCACACTTACGGTGAGCGAAAGCAATGTAGCAGCTGTTAAACTATATGAGAAATGTGGTTTTACACAAGTGGAATTTCGTCAACATGAATTCGGAGAGGAAGAGCATCGCCTTTATATGGAGAAAGAGCTATAA